Proteins encoded in a region of the Micropterus dolomieu isolate WLL.071019.BEF.003 ecotype Adirondacks linkage group LG07, ASM2129224v1, whole genome shotgun sequence genome:
- the LOC123973278 gene encoding 10 kDa heat shock protein, mitochondrial isoform X2 has protein sequence MAFRKFLPLFDRVLVERFTAETVTKGGIMLPEKSQGKVLQATVVAVGPGSVNQKGNLQPVSVKVGEKVLLPEYGGTKVSLEDKEYFLFRDGDILGKYVE, from the exons ATG GCCTTCAGAAAATTCCTCCCCTTGTTCGACCGGGTGCTGGTGGAGCGCTTCACTGCAGAGACGGTAACGAAGGGGGGCATCATGCTGCCGGAGAAGTCTCAAGGCAAAGTGCTGCAGGCCACCGTTGTGGCAGTAGGACCTGGCTCTGTAAATCAG AAGGGGAACTTGCAGCCAGTCAGTGTGAAGGTTGGAGAGAAAGTACTCCTCCCAGAATACGGTGGAACTAAAGTCAGTCTGGAGGACAAG GAATACTTCCTGTTCCGTGATGGAGATATCCTTGGTAAATACGTCGAATGA